The following proteins are co-located in the Acinetobacter sp. NCu2D-2 genome:
- a CDS encoding YcgL domain-containing protein: MQVSIYKSSKKDEMYLYVASPSTESEKETFEPLNVLPEAVRTAFGRATFVMDLELSESRKLARANVLHVMDSVQTKGFFLQMPPEGLIDPNAVEPEGLRGA, encoded by the coding sequence ATGCAAGTATCTATCTACAAATCAAGCAAGAAAGACGAAATGTATCTCTATGTGGCAAGTCCAAGCACTGAAAGTGAAAAAGAGACATTCGAACCTTTAAATGTGTTGCCTGAAGCCGTGCGTACCGCATTTGGTCGTGCAACTTTTGTTATGGATCTTGAATTAAGCGAATCACGTAAACTTGCACGTGCAAATGTATTACATGTGATGGATTCTGTTCAAACAAAAGGCTTTTTCTTGCAAATGCCGCCAGAAGGTTTAATTGACCCGAATGCAGTCGAGCCTGAAGGTCTACGTGGTGCTTAA
- the ftsY gene encoding signal recognition particle-docking protein FtsY — translation MQQQSNGQNKFLIDADIGDDDVTLPGLPVVNVPIKETPAVAEAPVAPVVEHAAQEEPQSKGGFFSRMKEGLTKTRKNLADGMVNILIGGKEIDDELLEEVEEQLLVADIGVDATKTIIANLTERTARGDLIYSHSLYKALQEELVALLAPRVKPLYIDPNKKPYVILVVGVNGVGKTTTIGKLAKRLQGEGKKVMLAAGDTFRAAATEQLQIWGERNNISVVAQGHGADSASVIFDAFESARAKGVDVLIADTAGRLHNKGHLMQELTKVKRVMQKIDATAPNEVMLVVDAGTGQNAINQVEMFDEAVGLTGLTITKLDGTAKGGVLFNIASRTHVPIRFIGVGEKIDDLRPFSAKSFVAALFETDNK, via the coding sequence ATGCAACAACAATCTAATGGGCAAAATAAATTTTTGATTGATGCTGATATCGGAGATGACGATGTCACATTACCGGGTTTACCTGTTGTCAATGTGCCTATTAAAGAAACACCTGCTGTTGCTGAGGCACCCGTTGCTCCAGTAGTAGAACATGCTGCACAAGAAGAACCTCAATCAAAAGGTGGTTTTTTCAGTCGCATGAAAGAGGGTTTAACTAAAACCCGTAAAAATCTTGCAGATGGTATGGTGAATATTCTCATCGGTGGTAAAGAAATCGATGATGAATTATTAGAAGAAGTTGAAGAACAATTATTGGTTGCGGACATCGGTGTTGATGCAACAAAAACCATTATTGCCAATTTAACCGAACGTACTGCGCGTGGTGATTTAATTTATTCGCACTCATTGTATAAAGCGCTTCAGGAAGAATTGGTTGCTTTATTGGCACCGCGTGTTAAACCGCTTTACATAGACCCAAATAAAAAGCCTTATGTTATTTTGGTTGTTGGTGTAAATGGTGTAGGTAAAACCACAACGATTGGTAAACTTGCAAAACGTCTACAAGGTGAAGGCAAAAAAGTCATGCTTGCTGCGGGGGATACATTCCGTGCTGCTGCGACTGAGCAACTGCAAATTTGGGGTGAGCGTAATAATATTTCAGTTGTTGCACAAGGTCATGGTGCAGATTCAGCTTCTGTGATTTTTGATGCGTTTGAAAGTGCGCGTGCCAAAGGTGTTGATGTTCTTATTGCAGATACTGCAGGTCGATTGCATAACAAAGGTCATTTGATGCAAGAGTTGACCAAAGTCAAACGTGTTATGCAAAAAATTGATGCGACTGCACCGAATGAAGTAATGTTAGTGGTGGATGCTGGCACAGGACAAAATGCAATTAACCAAGTTGAAATGTTCGATGAAGCTGTAGGTCTAACAGGTCTGACTATTACTAAGCTAGATGGTACTGCCAAAGGTGGCGTGCTGTTTAATATTGCAAGCCGTACCCATGTGCCGATTCGCTTTATTGGTGTTGGTGAAAAAATTGATGACTTACGTCCATTCTCTGCCAAATCATTTGTTGCGGCATTGTTTGAAACAGACAACAAATAA
- a CDS encoding ribonuclease D codes for MFQFIQQQKDLNHVLSQMDQSSVYALDTEFIKVDTLWPKLGVFQINVNNQVYLLDGTTLDFSGFWQRLFGAEQNIFHACSEDIDLIYHYTQSKHLSNVFDTQVGMSFLGHGLQVSYQNALKHMLDIDIDKDQTRSNWLARPLSDEQLLYAANDVEYLGQLSDKIKADLREKSILDFVIEDCKNLTYEIGAETPVEQLYQDIGNYRHSRRQLMQLQQLMLWREQIVKALNQPRSFILKNSTMIDLVERNPKNMFQLSQAKDIRTTTVRDYGKTILDLLKFLPEQKDWPLRLARPIRHSSQDMGQKIDALIQSVVDETTIPKEVLLRKKWMNALYQHVVFHNDEQDLPQYLLGWRYEMLTLPLIRLLREDESYLSKQMKVTDSI; via the coding sequence ATGTTTCAGTTTATTCAGCAGCAAAAAGATTTAAATCACGTTTTAAGCCAAATGGATCAAAGTTCTGTCTATGCTTTAGATACAGAATTTATCAAAGTTGACACGCTTTGGCCGAAGTTGGGCGTCTTTCAGATCAATGTCAATAATCAGGTTTATTTGTTGGATGGTACAACGCTTGATTTTTCAGGTTTTTGGCAACGTCTTTTTGGTGCTGAGCAAAATATCTTTCATGCCTGTAGTGAAGATATTGACCTCATTTATCACTATACCCAAAGTAAACATTTGAGTAATGTCTTTGACACTCAAGTGGGGATGTCCTTTTTAGGTCATGGTCTACAAGTCAGTTATCAAAATGCCTTGAAACATATGCTTGATATCGACATCGATAAAGATCAAACTCGCTCTAATTGGCTGGCGCGTCCTTTGAGTGATGAGCAGTTGCTTTATGCTGCAAATGACGTGGAATATCTAGGACAGCTTTCTGACAAAATCAAAGCCGATTTACGTGAAAAGTCGATTTTGGATTTTGTGATTGAAGACTGCAAAAATCTCACCTACGAAATAGGTGCTGAAACACCTGTTGAACAGCTTTATCAAGACATTGGTAATTATCGTCATTCACGCCGTCAACTCATGCAATTACAACAGTTGATGCTTTGGCGCGAACAGATTGTGAAGGCGCTGAATCAACCGCGTAGTTTTATCCTTAAAAATTCAACCATGATTGATTTAGTGGAACGTAATCCCAAAAATATGTTCCAGCTCAGTCAAGCCAAGGATATTCGTACAACAACAGTGCGAGATTATGGCAAGACCATTTTAGATTTACTCAAATTTTTACCAGAACAAAAAGATTGGCCACTGCGTCTAGCTCGTCCAATCCGTCATTCTTCACAAGATATGGGTCAGAAGATTGATGCTTTAATTCAATCTGTTGTAGATGAAACCACAATTCCAAAAGAAGTCTTGCTGCGCAAGAAGTGGATGAATGCCTTGTATCAGCATGTTGTGTTTCATAATGACGAACAAGACTTACCTCAGTACTTATTAGGCTGGCGTTATGAAATGCTGACCTTGCCACTGATTCGACTGTTACGTGAGGATGAATCATATCTGTCTAAGCAAATGAAAGTTACAGATTCGATTTAA
- the trpB gene encoding tryptophan synthase subunit beta, whose product MSHQINGIELPNAEGFFGQYGGQLIPPDLKQAMDDINVAYQEIRKTEAFQTELKELFAHYVGRPSPLFHAKRLSDQLGGAQIYLKREDLNHTGAHKINHCLGEALLAKYMGKTKVIAETGAGQHGVALATACALVGIPCEIHMGQVDIEKEHPNVVKMKILGANLISVTRGTATLKDAVDSAFEEYLKNPKDYIYAIGSVVGPHPFPMMVRDFQSIIGDEIKVQTNERFGANPDYVVACVGGGSNAMGAFTAFLNEDNVKLVGVEPAGHGLDTDMHSATLTLGKPSQIHGMACYVLEDEQGQPLPVHSIASGLDYPGVGPQHSLLKDLGRVEYTTATDQECLDAFMTLSRVEGIVPALESSHAVAWAIREAPKMDKNVKIVVNLSGRGDKDADYVASKLGLH is encoded by the coding sequence ATGTCACATCAAATCAATGGTATTGAATTACCAAATGCAGAGGGTTTCTTCGGTCAATACGGCGGTCAGTTAATTCCACCTGATCTTAAGCAAGCGATGGATGATATTAATGTTGCGTATCAGGAAATTCGTAAAACCGAAGCATTCCAAACTGAACTTAAAGAACTTTTTGCGCATTATGTTGGTCGTCCAAGTCCACTATTCCATGCAAAACGTTTGTCAGATCAATTGGGTGGTGCACAAATCTACTTAAAACGTGAAGACCTCAATCATACAGGCGCACATAAAATTAACCACTGCTTGGGTGAAGCACTACTTGCTAAATACATGGGTAAAACTAAAGTGATTGCTGAAACAGGTGCGGGGCAGCATGGTGTGGCATTGGCAACAGCTTGTGCTTTAGTGGGTATTCCATGTGAAATTCACATGGGGCAAGTGGATATCGAAAAAGAACATCCAAATGTTGTGAAAATGAAAATCTTGGGTGCTAACCTGATTTCAGTTACACGCGGTACAGCAACACTTAAAGATGCAGTGGACAGTGCCTTTGAGGAATATCTTAAAAATCCGAAAGATTATATTTATGCGATTGGTTCAGTAGTTGGGCCACATCCATTCCCAATGATGGTACGTGATTTCCAATCGATTATTGGCGATGAAATTAAAGTACAAACCAATGAGCGTTTCGGTGCAAATCCAGACTATGTCGTGGCATGTGTCGGTGGTGGTTCAAATGCTATGGGTGCATTTACTGCTTTCTTAAATGAAGACAATGTGAAATTGGTTGGTGTAGAGCCAGCAGGCCATGGCCTAGATACTGATATGCACTCGGCGACGTTGACTTTAGGAAAACCAAGTCAAATTCATGGTATGGCATGTTATGTCTTGGAAGATGAACAAGGTCAGCCACTGCCTGTACATTCAATTGCATCAGGTTTGGACTATCCAGGAGTAGGTCCACAGCACAGCTTACTGAAAGATTTAGGTCGAGTCGAATATACTACTGCAACGGATCAAGAATGCTTGGATGCATTTATGACCTTGTCACGTGTTGAAGGGATTGTACCAGCATTAGAAAGCTCACATGCTGTGGCATGGGCAATTCGTGAAGCGCCAAAAATGGATAAAAATGTAAAAATAGTGGTGAACTTATCAGGTCGTGGCGATAAAGACGCAGATTATGTTGCATCGAAGTTAGGCTTGCATTAA
- a CDS encoding DUF2057 family protein has translation MKISVLAMATTLFAATQSFAAIKLTVPEEIKLMAVDHQDVSGSLLQSKQTYQLDANIKSISVRYQQYFEHLNDTHDILKSATVSIEQLNLIDGQSYRLGLVNAPKTFEQAQKYKEQPIVAIYDENNRVVAQQEGVKANSKSLLSSIGLTQNIDLTTKPVIKPLKDEVKLEKVIQHEGKEVQMIQIWQRANTEERQKFLNWLDTQSK, from the coding sequence ATGAAAATATCAGTTTTAGCAATGGCAACCACGTTATTTGCGGCGACACAATCTTTTGCGGCTATTAAATTAACGGTGCCAGAAGAAATTAAATTGATGGCAGTGGATCATCAAGATGTCAGTGGATCATTGCTGCAAAGTAAACAAACCTATCAGTTAGATGCGAATATCAAATCGATTAGTGTACGTTACCAACAATATTTTGAACATTTAAATGATACTCACGATATTTTAAAGTCTGCAACAGTCAGTATTGAACAGTTAAATTTAATTGATGGGCAAAGCTATCGTTTAGGATTGGTTAATGCGCCGAAAACATTTGAACAAGCGCAAAAATATAAAGAACAGCCTATCGTGGCAATTTATGATGAAAATAATCGTGTTGTTGCTCAGCAAGAAGGTGTGAAGGCAAATTCCAAGTCATTATTGTCTAGTATCGGGCTGACTCAGAATATAGATTTAACGACGAAACCTGTCATCAAGCCTTTAAAAGATGAAGTTAAACTAGAAAAGGTTATTCAGCATGAAGGTAAAGAAGTGCAAATGATTCAAATCTGGCAGCGTGCAAATACAGAAGAACGTCAGAAATTTTTGAATTGGTTAGATACTCAAAGTAAATAG
- a CDS encoding AAA family ATPase — MSVDQQHFSGTAQYIATDSLKLAVKAARSLQKPLLVKGEPGTGKTLLAEQVAESLGLKLITWHIKSTTKAQQGLYEYDAVSRLRDSQLGDDRVYDIKNYIKPGKLWEAFTSEERCVLLIDEIDKADIEFPNDLLHELDKMSFYVYETGETITAKQRPIVIITSNNEKELPDAFLRRCFFHYIEFPDEATMREIIDVHFENISATLVSEALQIFFKLRQIPGLKKPPSTSELIDWLSLLMADDMPEDVLRNADKSKAIPPLYGALIKNEQDVQLLERLAFMTRR, encoded by the coding sequence ATGTCTGTGGATCAACAACACTTTTCAGGTACGGCTCAGTATATTGCAACTGATAGTCTAAAACTTGCGGTCAAAGCTGCACGTAGTTTACAAAAACCACTGTTGGTTAAAGGTGAACCGGGTACAGGTAAAACTCTTTTGGCAGAGCAAGTGGCTGAAAGTTTAGGTTTAAAGTTGATCACATGGCATATCAAATCGACCACAAAAGCACAGCAAGGGCTTTATGAGTACGATGCGGTTTCACGTTTACGTGATAGTCAATTGGGTGATGACCGTGTGTACGATATTAAAAACTACATCAAGCCAGGCAAGCTTTGGGAAGCATTTACCAGTGAAGAGCGCTGTGTATTATTAATTGATGAAATTGATAAAGCAGATATAGAGTTCCCGAACGATCTTTTGCATGAACTCGACAAAATGTCGTTTTATGTTTATGAAACAGGCGAGACCATTACTGCTAAACAGCGCCCAATCGTTATCATCACTTCAAATAATGAAAAAGAATTGCCAGATGCGTTCTTACGCCGTTGTTTCTTCCATTATATTGAATTCCCTGATGAAGCGACCATGCGTGAAATTATCGATGTACATTTCGAAAATATTTCAGCAACGTTGGTCTCTGAAGCTTTACAAATATTCTTTAAATTGCGCCAAATCCCTGGGCTTAAAAAGCCACCATCAACTTCAGAGCTGATCGACTGGCTAAGCCTACTGATGGCAGATGATATGCCTGAAGATGTACTGCGTAACGCGGATAAATCAAAAGCCATCCCGCCACTCTATGGTGCGTTGATTAAAAACGAGCAAGATGTGCAATTGCTCGAACGTCTAGCATTTATGACCCGTCGATAA
- a CDS encoding vWA domain-containing protein — protein sequence MFVRLFYTLRKYGVPVSTRELIDLNQAVAAGLVFADQDEFYQLTKTVMVKDERYFDKFDRAMKDYFDGIQTFDIDELLNQVHKLPKDWFDLELLEKHLTPEQREELKKAGSLEELVKMLEERLREQHKKHQGGNKMIGTGGTSPFGAFGDHPEGVRIGGPGRKRSAVKVWEQRQYRNLDDDQILGSRQMQMALRRLRKFARQGAAEELDIDGTIRETAKQGILDVQLVPERRNRIKVLMLFDVGGSMDAHIAQCEKLFSAAKTEFKTLEYFYFHNCLYDYVWKDNVRRSSSRMNTWDLFNTYGRDYRVIVVGDASMAPYELNSVGGSVEYMNDEAGHVWLQRLRQHFDKTAWLNPEEDNYWHYTQTIGLIKQIFEDHMYPMTLKGVEDMTKYLAR from the coding sequence ATGTTTGTGCGCTTGTTTTATACCTTAAGAAAATACGGTGTACCGGTTTCTACCCGTGAACTGATTGATCTGAATCAAGCCGTTGCTGCGGGTCTAGTTTTTGCCGATCAAGATGAATTTTATCAATTGACCAAAACCGTGATGGTCAAGGATGAACGCTATTTCGATAAGTTTGACCGTGCCATGAAAGATTACTTCGATGGCATTCAAACTTTTGATATCGATGAACTCCTCAATCAAGTCCATAAATTACCCAAAGACTGGTTTGATCTCGAACTACTTGAAAAGCATCTAACGCCTGAACAGCGCGAAGAACTCAAAAAAGCAGGTTCACTTGAAGAACTGGTGAAAATGTTGGAAGAGCGTTTACGCGAACAGCATAAAAAACATCAGGGCGGAAATAAGATGATCGGTACAGGCGGAACATCGCCGTTTGGTGCTTTTGGTGATCATCCTGAAGGTGTTCGTATTGGTGGTCCGGGTCGTAAACGTTCTGCCGTGAAAGTCTGGGAACAACGTCAATATCGTAATTTAGATGACGACCAAATCTTAGGAAGTCGCCAAATGCAGATGGCATTACGCCGTCTACGTAAATTTGCCCGTCAAGGTGCTGCCGAAGAACTGGATATTGATGGCACGATTCGTGAAACAGCTAAGCAAGGCATCTTGGATGTTCAGCTTGTGCCTGAACGCCGTAACCGCATTAAAGTGTTGATGCTGTTTGATGTGGGTGGTTCCATGGATGCGCATATCGCTCAGTGTGAAAAACTTTTTAGCGCGGCCAAAACTGAATTTAAAACGCTTGAATATTTTTATTTCCACAACTGTTTATATGACTATGTATGGAAAGACAATGTGCGTCGCTCCAGCTCACGTATGAATACGTGGGATTTATTCAATACCTATGGTCGCGATTACCGTGTAATTGTTGTAGGTGATGCGAGCATGGCGCCGTATGAATTAAATTCTGTCGGTGGTTCTGTTGAATATATGAATGATGAAGCTGGGCATGTATGGCTACAACGCTTACGTCAACACTTCGATAAAACGGCGTGGTTAAACCCTGAAGAAGATAATTATTGGCACTATACCCAGACCATTGGCTTGATTAAGCAAATCTTTGAAGATCATATGTACCCAATGACCTTAAAAGGTGTCGAGGATATGACCAAGTATTTGGCGCGTTAA
- a CDS encoding DUF2750 domain-containing protein: MQVSPVYKPISKDLFLKVGLFKSMMYCGVLWGLYKDGWAMSRHQDDPIFPFWLSAAHAERYVKAYWPNYTVRKIDPKDFNNALLPTLQRLNVIPALYTAKGLKVKLTALQMSQFFFSSQTLHFI, from the coding sequence ATGCAAGTCAGTCCTGTTTACAAACCCATTTCCAAAGATTTATTTCTCAAAGTGGGTTTATTTAAATCAATGATGTACTGCGGTGTGCTATGGGGGTTATATAAAGATGGTTGGGCTATGTCACGTCATCAAGATGACCCTATTTTTCCATTCTGGCTCAGTGCAGCACATGCTGAGCGCTATGTTAAGGCCTATTGGCCAAATTACACCGTGCGTAAAATTGATCCCAAAGATTTTAATAATGCACTCTTACCCACCTTACAACGCTTAAATGTGATCCCTGCGCTCTACACAGCAAAAGGATTAAAAGTAAAATTGACTGCGTTGCAGATGTCGCAATTCTTTTTTTCATCTCAAACACTGCACTTTATTTAA
- a CDS encoding M16 family metallopeptidase encodes MYKLSLLLMLFAAAHSYADDDFDFDTEFNEDTSHIVAIERLNSLQPAPLDNDIQVPTVIELNNKQNVRALFIQRHEIPMVDIQLSFDAGSARDNEVEKGLYGVSNMAAKLLKEGTQRYTPEQVNRIFEQTGAQFSTQTTRDQFLIKLRSLSDENKIDKALDLVIELINHAEFQPQSIGLIKSNTQVGQKQLQENPTRLRDIQFYRTVYGQHPYAEPIAGTIGSNRRINTTLLKKFRDQFLVAQNMNIAITGDLTLAQAQKLSERLATKIRQGQATQPLAQPVPNTKFVIRHIPHSATQAYVSFGHIGTPYNIPERVALEVANRMFGNNSFNSILTQELRVKRGLTYSVSSAVNFGKAPGLFKVSYSTREDQLLESLDVAYKAMIHFIDQPIDPLLLNETKAGLLRSFPQRFSSNASSNAKISNVGFYGESLQEFAQYPKIIQQLTTTDIENAIRKFWHPDKLNIVIASKQLDQNQLLERLNQNIQNRTKN; translated from the coding sequence ATGTATAAACTCTCTCTTTTGCTGATGTTATTCGCTGCTGCACATAGTTATGCAGATGACGACTTTGATTTTGATACCGAATTCAATGAAGATACATCTCACATAGTTGCTATTGAGCGCCTAAACAGCCTACAACCTGCACCACTTGATAATGACATCCAAGTTCCTACAGTCATTGAACTCAATAATAAACAAAATGTACGTGCTTTATTTATTCAACGACATGAAATTCCAATGGTAGATATCCAGCTGAGCTTTGACGCTGGCTCTGCTCGAGACAATGAAGTCGAAAAAGGACTCTATGGCGTATCTAATATGGCAGCCAAACTACTTAAAGAAGGTACCCAGCGTTATACACCTGAGCAGGTGAATCGTATCTTTGAACAAACCGGAGCACAATTTTCTACACAAACAACGCGCGACCAATTTTTAATTAAATTACGTTCTTTGTCAGATGAGAATAAAATAGACAAAGCACTTGATCTCGTCATCGAACTAATTAATCATGCCGAATTTCAACCACAAAGTATTGGCTTAATTAAATCAAATACCCAAGTTGGACAAAAGCAGCTTCAAGAAAATCCCACACGTCTAAGAGATATTCAGTTTTATCGCACTGTCTACGGTCAACATCCGTATGCTGAACCTATAGCAGGAACAATCGGAAGTAACAGACGCATCAATACAACGCTCCTTAAAAAATTCCGTGACCAATTTCTAGTGGCACAGAATATGAATATAGCGATTACAGGTGACTTAACGCTTGCACAAGCACAAAAACTATCTGAGCGCTTGGCAACAAAGATACGTCAAGGACAAGCCACCCAACCTTTGGCACAACCAGTCCCAAATACAAAATTTGTGATTCGCCATATTCCACACAGTGCAACGCAGGCCTATGTCAGTTTTGGGCATATCGGAACACCCTATAATATTCCTGAACGCGTTGCGCTCGAAGTTGCAAACCGTATGTTTGGCAATAACAGCTTTAATTCTATTTTGACCCAAGAATTGCGGGTAAAACGCGGACTCACTTATAGCGTCAGCAGTGCCGTCAATTTTGGTAAAGCACCTGGATTATTTAAAGTTAGTTATTCCACACGGGAAGATCAGCTTTTAGAGAGTCTGGATGTCGCATATAAAGCAATGATTCACTTTATAGATCAACCGATTGATCCGCTTTTACTCAATGAAACCAAGGCAGGATTACTGCGCTCATTTCCACAGCGCTTCAGCAGTAATGCGAGTAGCAATGCAAAAATTTCAAATGTTGGGTTCTATGGTGAGTCTCTTCAGGAATTTGCCCAATATCCTAAGATCATTCAACAACTCACCACAACAGATATAGAAAACGCGATTAGAAAATTTTGGCATCCAGATAAACTGAATATTGTGATTGCATCTAAACAGTTGGATCAAAACCAACTCCTAGAGCGTTTAAATCAAAATATTCAAAATAGAACTAAAAATTAA
- a CDS encoding nitroreductase family protein, with the protein MSFLDQIKKRRSIYVIGKNVSLDKSEIEQTIKDAVRESPSSFNSQTSRVVILFAEAHEQFWGIVRETLRKIVPAEAFDATNAKINSFAAGYGTALFYEDQNVVKGLQEQFALYADNFPIWSEHSSAIAQFATWTALAEKGIGASLQHYNPIVDDEVGAKFDVPANWKLRAQLVFGSIEAPAGEKTYMDDAERFKTFG; encoded by the coding sequence ATGTCTTTTCTAGACCAAATTAAAAAACGCCGTAGTATTTATGTCATTGGTAAAAATGTTAGCTTAGACAAATCAGAAATTGAACAAACAATTAAAGATGCTGTACGTGAAAGTCCATCATCATTTAACTCACAAACATCACGCGTGGTGATTTTATTTGCAGAAGCACATGAGCAGTTCTGGGGAATTGTACGTGAAACTTTACGTAAAATTGTTCCAGCTGAAGCATTTGATGCGACTAATGCCAAAATCAACAGTTTTGCTGCAGGTTATGGCACAGCATTATTTTATGAAGATCAAAATGTGGTGAAAGGTCTACAAGAACAATTTGCACTGTATGCAGATAACTTCCCAATCTGGTCTGAACATTCATCTGCAATTGCACAATTTGCAACTTGGACAGCTTTGGCTGAAAAAGGTATTGGTGCATCATTACAGCATTACAACCCAATCGTTGATGATGAGGTTGGAGCAAAATTCGATGTGCCTGCAAACTGGAAATTACGTGCACAGCTCGTGTTTGGTTCAATTGAAGCTCCAGCGGGTGAAAAAACCTATATGGACGACGCTGAACGCTTTAAAACATTTGGCTAA
- a CDS encoding M16 family metallopeptidase has product MGLCIVVGLNTALYAKSIETTSKITEHSLENGLKIIIREDHRSPMVMSHIWYKVGSADEPQHLLGISHVLEHMMFKGTNKVPNNEFTRLSRIYGGTINAATSYNYTNYYQLYPKAYFPMALELEADRMQNLQLRQQDFEPELKVVMEERRQRTDDKPNAKAFERFKWLSFPTSAYRNPIIGQMSTLENITLKDLKDWYESWYQPNNAVLVIVGDVDTQQAIQEVQKYFAHIPAKTLPQRASVQEIEHFGYRHFELYSNVQIPHLYLAWNTKSIATAQHVNDAYILNIIRSLLDSGINSRLHESLIRKEQILTSVSVSYDAYNRGDSLMTITALPTTQTTLQLAQRSILEQIEKLKKEPVSKQELERVKNRFISNLVYNQDNIVTQAKTLGNLAVNNLDPNLMQQMSQYYENITPQDIMRVANQYLIQENLSSMHLLPESLPSIRP; this is encoded by the coding sequence ATGGGACTTTGCATTGTTGTGGGACTAAATACGGCGTTATATGCCAAATCAATAGAAACAACGTCAAAAATTACCGAGCATTCCCTAGAAAATGGTCTAAAAATTATTATTCGTGAAGACCATCGCTCACCTATGGTGATGAGCCATATTTGGTACAAAGTGGGCAGTGCCGATGAACCACAACATCTATTGGGTATCTCTCATGTGCTGGAACATATGATGTTTAAAGGCACAAATAAAGTCCCTAATAATGAATTTACCCGTTTAAGTCGCATCTATGGCGGCACCATCAATGCAGCTACATCTTATAATTACACCAATTATTATCAGCTTTATCCTAAAGCGTACTTCCCGATGGCTTTGGAGCTTGAAGCTGATCGCATGCAAAACTTACAACTTCGCCAACAAGATTTCGAGCCTGAATTAAAAGTGGTAATGGAAGAACGTCGCCAACGAACTGATGATAAACCCAATGCTAAAGCCTTCGAACGTTTTAAATGGTTAAGTTTCCCAACCAGTGCTTATCGCAATCCGATTATCGGTCAAATGAGTACATTGGAAAACATTACACTCAAAGATTTAAAAGATTGGTACGAGTCTTGGTATCAACCCAATAATGCAGTTTTGGTAATTGTAGGCGATGTTGACACGCAGCAAGCCATTCAAGAGGTACAAAAGTATTTTGCTCATATTCCTGCAAAAACCCTACCTCAGCGTGCCAGTGTTCAAGAGATTGAGCATTTTGGCTATCGGCACTTCGAGCTTTATAGCAATGTTCAAATTCCACATCTTTATTTGGCATGGAATACTAAAAGCATTGCGACTGCACAACATGTGAATGATGCTTATATTCTGAATATAATCCGAAGTTTACTCGATAGCGGCATTAACTCACGCTTACATGAGTCACTCATTCGTAAAGAACAAATCCTCACCTCGGTCAGCGTTTCCTATGATGCGTATAACCGAGGTGATAGCTTAATGACCATCACCGCGCTACCTACAACACAGACGACACTTCAACTCGCACAACGCTCTATCCTCGAACAAATTGAAAAGCTAAAAAAAGAGCCAGTTTCAAAACAAGAGCTTGAACGTGTTAAAAATCGGTTTATTTCGAATCTCGTCTATAACCAAGACAATATTGTGACGCAAGCGAAAACACTGGGAAATTTGGCAGTCAATAACTTAGACCCAAACCTGATGCAACAGATGTCACAGTATTATGAGAACATTACCCCACAAGATATTATGCGCGTTGCGAATCAATATTTAATCCAAGAGAATTTAAGCAGTATGCATTTATTGCCAGAATCTCTTCCATCCATTCGCCCTTAA
- a CDS encoding CBS domain-containing protein — MTKVAQVLLDKPSQNIYTIHPEATVLEAITIMAEKDIGVLVVTHEENVVGILSERDYTRKIVLMERSSFDTMVSQIMTEKVLTVSKSTPIEDGLKLMTDKHLRHLPVIEDGKLVGLVSIGDLVKAAMKDQQNLIDQLQQYISG; from the coding sequence ATGACTAAAGTTGCTCAAGTATTACTCGACAAACCTTCTCAGAATATTTATACCATTCACCCTGAAGCGACGGTATTAGAAGCCATCACCATTATGGCTGAAAAAGATATTGGTGTTCTGGTGGTCACCCATGAAGAAAATGTGGTTGGCATTTTGTCTGAACGTGATTACACCCGCAAAATTGTCCTAATGGAACGTAGTTCATTTGACACCATGGTCAGTCAAATTATGACTGAAAAAGTCTTAACAGTGAGCAAATCAACACCGATTGAAGATGGTTTAAAATTAATGACCGACAAACACCTGCGTCATTTGCCTGTGATTGAAGATGGAAAATTAGTGGGTTTAGTCTCAATTGGAGATTTAGTTAAGGCAGCCATGAAAGATCAACAAAACTTGATTGATCAATTACAACAGTATATTTCAGGCTAA